The Chloroflexota bacterium genome has a window encoding:
- a CDS encoding prolipoprotein diacylglyceryl transferase family protein has translation MYPVLFSLGRRTISTYSVVMGLFLLLALIWLAREDHRHRDGRLNAALIALFAGLVGARVIHVFSNWIYFKQRPDEVFSFASGGLSLHGGLLIGITGLALGAWWKYRTEGDVIGRIWQLASALMGPFALVYLGGWLACLLAGCAYGRAVAPPQRVYSLDWPDIYGVVAFRWPSQLMGVVLAFALLAIALRWPDRPGLFLVILGLGDFFIAFTRGDLAVSWGPLLATQWADLVIVATGLMLTIYRRRLATSPVFGTTSTTHC, from the coding sequence TTGTATCCGGTCCTGTTTTCTTTAGGAAGGCGAACCATATCGACCTATAGTGTCGTCATGGGGCTGTTCCTGCTGCTGGCGTTAATCTGGTTGGCCCGGGAGGACCACCGGCATAGGGACGGACGACTGAATGCAGCATTGATTGCTCTTTTCGCTGGTCTCGTTGGGGCCCGTGTGATTCACGTGTTCAGCAATTGGATCTACTTCAAGCAGCGTCCGGACGAAGTGTTCTCATTTGCCAGCGGCGGGCTGTCCCTTCATGGCGGTCTATTGATTGGAATAACAGGTCTGGCACTGGGTGCCTGGTGGAAGTACCGGACTGAAGGAGATGTGATTGGCCGCATATGGCAGTTAGCGTCGGCATTGATGGGGCCTTTTGCTCTGGTCTATTTGGGCGGCTGGCTGGCATGTCTGCTGGCAGGCTGTGCTTATGGCCGGGCGGTGGCGCCACCCCAGCGGGTTTATTCGCTCGATTGGCCAGATATCTATGGTGTGGTTGCCTTCCGGTGGCCAAGCCAGCTGATGGGGGTGGTTTTAGCATTTGCACTGCTGGCAATTGCCTTGCGCTGGCCTGATCGCCCCGGGTTATTTCTGGTTATCCTTGGATTGGGCGATTTTTTCATTGCATTCACTCGTGGTGACCTGGCTGTAAGTTGGGGTCCCCTGCTGGCGACGCAGTGGGCCGATCTGGTGATCGTTGCCACCGGACTTATGTTGACAATCTACCGACGACGACTGGCGACATCGCCGGTCTTTGGCACAACATCGACGACACATTGCTGA
- a CDS encoding LysM peptidoglycan-binding domain-containing protein, giving the protein MSVKRLGEQRWDRKQLALTLVFFLLVTFFAAPLVHAQDEEPEEQPSQVHVVVPGESLYGIAARYGVSPGAIISVNDIGNPNYIRTGTRLVIPSREGQTGLVHSVKRGESLSSIATRYGVTTLDIIRANNLIDPNYVFSGQRLMIPVVEEGSEETPTLEDTVVVLEGTPQPGETPQSEETPVATFTPQLAATETPEAVPAPERASGAAFCPTGCESISISAPFPDEVVDSPLSVSGFSNGFQEDLVVRVLDQTGQEIGITNAAVRDTDSSFSAVINYVLPAETQLGRVQVYSLSSLDGAIEHLSSVVVILHGAGLEEQLSLLEKAVEEKDYEQIEELLMDEWVIGFYRSEGLVLRADEAIEQLKANYLGPGQVAVDLAVDGRELLADRIAFPDNVTAVVYSSGWGPDGVDDAFLLMIAADDGRSRWGGMLYVYDALRDYEF; this is encoded by the coding sequence ATGTCGGTTAAGCGACTGGGAGAACAACGATGGGATCGAAAGCAGCTGGCCTTGACGCTGGTGTTTTTTCTGCTGGTGACGTTTTTTGCCGCACCGCTGGTCCATGCACAGGATGAAGAGCCAGAAGAGCAACCCTCTCAGGTGCACGTTGTCGTCCCTGGGGAGTCTCTCTATGGCATTGCCGCGCGCTATGGCGTTAGCCCCGGCGCTATAATTTCCGTGAACGATATTGGCAATCCCAACTATATCCGGACCGGTACCCGGCTGGTGATCCCCTCCAGAGAGGGGCAGACGGGGCTGGTGCACAGCGTCAAGCGAGGGGAAAGCCTGAGCAGCATCGCAACTCGTTATGGTGTCACAACCCTGGATATCATACGGGCAAACAATCTGATCGATCCCAATTATGTGTTTTCGGGCCAACGACTGATGATTCCTGTGGTTGAAGAGGGCAGCGAGGAAACACCAACCTTGGAGGATACGGTCGTTGTGCTGGAGGGAACCCCGCAACCGGGAGAGACTCCGCAATCTGAAGAAACGCCCGTCGCTACGTTCACGCCGCAGCTGGCGGCGACCGAGACACCCGAAGCCGTGCCGGCCCCCGAGCGGGCAAGCGGGGCTGCCTTCTGCCCAACGGGCTGCGAGTCGATAAGTATTTCAGCTCCATTCCCGGACGAGGTCGTCGACAGCCCTCTCTCAGTTAGCGGCTTTAGCAACGGCTTCCAGGAGGACCTGGTGGTGCGGGTCCTCGATCAGACCGGGCAGGAGATCGGCATCACCAACGCCGCGGTGAGGGATACTGACAGCAGTTTCTCCGCTGTCATCAACTACGTTCTGCCCGCGGAGACACAGCTGGGAAGGGTTCAGGTCTACAGCCTCAGTTCCCTGGATGGCGCCATTGAGCATTTATCCTCGGTGGTTGTGATTCTGCATGGCGCCGGCCTGGAGGAACAACTCAGTCTTCTGGAAAAGGCGGTCGAGGAGAAGGACTATGAGCAGATTGAAGAGCTCTTGATGGATGAATGGGTGATCGGTTTCTATCGATCTGAAGGGTTGGTCCTCAGGGCTGACGAAGCCATCGAGCAGCTCAAAGCCAACTACCTGGGGCCGGGCCAGGTGGCTGTCGATCTTGCTGTGGATGGCAGAGAGTTGTTGGCCGACCGCATCGCCTTTCCTGACAACGTGACGGCCGTGGTTTATTCCTCTGGCTGGGGGCCGGACGGTGTCGATGATGCCTTCCTATTGATGATCGCCGCCGACGATGGCCGAAGTCGCTGGGGTGGTATGCTTTACGTCTACGATGCCCTGCGGGATTACGAATTTTAG
- a CDS encoding prephenate dehydrogenase/arogenate dehydrogenase family protein has protein sequence MAKPKITIVGLGLIGNSIGLGLVGGKRDFEVVGHDKDNNAASQAKKMKAVDKTDWNLINATDDADLIILALPVSAIRSTLEALAPELQPGTVLLDTASTKGLVLAWADELLPPGVTFVGTNPIVSSEGGGGAAARADLFDKATWAICPTSTTSEAAVKMATDLAERLGANPLFLDATEHDGMMAAVEHLPATISMALISSVMGQPSWAEMRKLAGGQFENTTQLVSEDPAVFRSAIAGNQEHVLRWIDTYMENLQAWRDLIEAGDDDALAQAFESAVEARHQWQAERRTGHWEEPGSPKPAKRNMMMEMFGMGRFAERRQKKK, from the coding sequence ATGGCAAAACCCAAGATAACGATTGTCGGCCTGGGCTTGATTGGAAACTCCATAGGCCTTGGCCTGGTCGGCGGGAAGCGGGATTTCGAGGTTGTCGGTCACGATAAGGACAATAACGCTGCCAGTCAAGCCAAGAAGATGAAAGCTGTTGACAAAACCGATTGGAATCTGATCAATGCTACCGATGACGCGGATCTGATCATTCTGGCATTGCCGGTCTCAGCGATACGCAGCACCCTGGAGGCCCTGGCGCCTGAGTTGCAGCCGGGGACCGTGTTACTCGATACTGCCAGCACCAAGGGGCTGGTGCTGGCATGGGCCGACGAGCTGCTGCCCCCAGGAGTAACCTTCGTCGGCACCAATCCAATTGTCAGCAGCGAGGGAGGAGGTGGCGCAGCCGCAAGGGCTGACCTCTTCGACAAGGCCACCTGGGCCATTTGCCCAACCTCGACGACCAGTGAGGCTGCCGTCAAGATGGCGACCGACCTGGCAGAACGGCTGGGTGCGAATCCGCTTTTCCTGGATGCCACAGAACATGATGGCATGATGGCGGCTGTGGAACACCTTCCTGCCACGATTAGCATGGCGCTGATTTCCAGCGTCATGGGTCAGCCTTCCTGGGCAGAGATGCGCAAACTGGCCGGTGGTCAATTTGAGAATACCACCCAACTGGTCTCAGAGGATCCTGCCGTCTTTCGCAGTGCCATCGCGGGCAACCAGGAGCATGTGCTGCGCTGGATTGATACCTACATGGAAAACTTGCAGGCGTGGCGCGACCTCATTGAGGCCGGTGACGACGATGCTCTGGCGCAGGCCTTCGAAAGTGCGGTCGAAGCACGCCATCAATGGCAGGCCGAACGTCGCACCGGGCACTGGGAGGAGCCAGGATCCCCCAAGCCGGCCAAGCGCAACATGATGATGGAAATGTTTGGCATGGGTCGTTTTGCCGAGCGTCGCCAGAAAAAGAAGTAA
- a CDS encoding site-2 protease family protein codes for MLLGRSTEEIIALLIALIPAFTVHEFAHAWAANRLGDPTAKDLGRLTLNPLKHLDVMGTLMVLMVGIGWAKPVPVNPYNLKHGRRDMALVAVVGPLSNLIMAVLVAFLWGLTDFAGDQLVRMILITFVYLNIALLFFNLLPVAPLDGFKVALGILPVSWANALAKTAQIGPMVLFGLIILGSFIPGVDLLGWIVWKPTEALVSMLLS; via the coding sequence ATGTTACTTGGTCGTTCCACCGAAGAGATAATCGCCTTATTGATCGCCCTTATCCCGGCTTTCACGGTCCATGAATTCGCCCATGCCTGGGCAGCCAATCGACTTGGCGACCCGACCGCCAAGGACCTGGGCCGTTTGACGCTCAATCCCCTGAAGCACCTGGACGTCATGGGCACGCTGATGGTTCTCATGGTTGGTATTGGTTGGGCCAAACCTGTTCCCGTGAATCCCTATAACCTGAAACACGGCCGGCGAGACATGGCTCTGGTGGCGGTGGTCGGCCCTCTTTCCAACCTGATTATGGCGGTCCTGGTGGCCTTTCTCTGGGGGCTGACGGACTTCGCTGGCGATCAACTGGTGAGAATGATACTGATCACCTTTGTCTATCTGAACATAGCGCTGCTATTCTTCAATTTGTTGCCCGTTGCTCCTCTGGATGGCTTCAAAGTAGCCTTGGGAATTCTCCCTGTATCCTGGGCCAACGCGTTGGCAAAGACGGCGCAGATTGGACCAATGGTTCTTTTTGGTTTGATTATCCTGGGCAGCTTCATCCCGGGTGTTGACCTGCTGGGTTGGATCGTTTGGAAACCGACTGAGGCTCTGGTCAGCATGCTGTTATCCTGA